GTGCTGTTGGGCTGCCGAGTAAAGCACGGATACGCAAACCACCACATGCTCGCAAGGCCTACCCACGCAAGAGCGCGCCAGAAGGGATTCGAACCCCTGACCCACGGCTTAGAAGGCCGTTGCTCTATCCAGCTGAGCTACTGGCGCACGTGCGCTGGCGATCACCCGCGCATCTCACCGTCGCAAGATCAATCGGGGTGAGAGGATTTGAACCTCCGACTCCCTGCGCCCAAGGCAGGTGCGCTACCAGGCTGCGCTACACCCCGGCACGATCTCTTCCATACTGCCATCGCCGGCCGGGCTTCGCTAACAGACCCCCCCTGCGAAATCAACGCAACGCTCTAGGTTGCTGCGGCTCGGTCGACACGCGCGTCTTGAGGGCGTGGGCGGCGTGGGAGCCTCCATTGCGCTCCACACAGCAAAGATGCTCAGGGTGGTAGGGGCGAACCGCGGGTTGCAGCCGTCGGCCGTGTGCGAGAGCAGTTTCATTGCCGGTCTGGCGCAAGCCGCTCGTTGCTGAAGTTGCGGACCCGCCGGCCCCCGCCCTGTTATTCGAACTTCGCCGGGCTAGGACCTCGGCAGCGCTTCTGCCTTCCACCCTGCCTCGCGCAGAAATTCCGCCAGGCGCTCGCGGAGCTGTCTCGCAGCACGCGCGCGGTGGGAGTAGCGATGCTTTTCTTCCGCACTGAGTTCAGCGAAGGTTTTGTCGCTGCCCTCGGGTACGAACACGGGGTCGTAGCCGAAGCCATTCGTGCCGCGCGGCTCGGCGGTGATGCGTCCCTCGCAAACACCTTCACTGGTAAGCACGCGCCCGTCAGGCCGGGCAACGGCTAGCACGCAGCGAAAACGGGCAGAGCGCTGTTCTTCGGGAACCTCGCGCAGTTCGTGAAGCAACCTGCGCAAGTTGGCCGTGTCGTCCGCCTGCTCGCCGGCATAGTGTGCAGAATCGACCCCGGGCGCCCCGCCGAGAGCATCGACCTCTAACCCGGAATCGTCGGCCAAAGCTGGCAAGCCGCTCCATGCAGCAATCGCCTTGGCTTTCAGGGTGGCGTTTTCCACGTACGTTCGCCCGGTCTCGGCAACTTTCGGATAGCCTGGGCGGTCGAGGAGAGAGATGCACTCGACTCCACTTCCGCCGAGCAGTTGCTCCAATTCTTTCACCTTGCCGGGGTTGGCGGTGGCCAACACCAAGCGCGGCTTCTCCTGGTGCGAGGCACTCATGAATTACTGAAGGGCGCGCTGCTGGGCGCGTAGCAACTCTTGAATGCCCGACCAGGCAAGATCTGCAAGCTTGTCAAGCGTGGCCCGATCGAACGGGCTACCCTCGGCCGTGCCCTGGACTTCCACAAAGCGGCCCGCATCGGTCATGACCACGTTCATATCCACCTCGGCGCGGGAATCCTCGGCGTAACAGAGGTCCAGAAGCGGCACTCCATCGACCACCCCAACGCTCACCGCTGCCACCGCACCGGTAAGCGGTGTTTGCTCGAGGGCGCCGCTCTCTAAGAGGCGGCGGACCGCGAGTCCCAGCGCGACGTAGGCGCCCGTGACGGAAAGGGTGCGCGTCCCACCATCGGCCTCGATGACGTCACAGTCAATCCAGATCGTGCGCGGCCCGAGCTTGCTGAGGTCGACGACCGAGCGCAAGCTCCGACCGATCAATCGCTGAATCTCATGCGTGCGCCCACCCAGACGGCCGCGTGCTGCCTCCCTTTGAATCCGTTGCGGGCTCGATCCGGGGAGCATGCTGTACTCGGCAGTCAACCACCCCTTGCCCGTATCCTGCAAAAACGGAGGCACACTTTCTTCCACCGAAGCTGTGCAAATTACCCGCGTGTTGCCCGCCTCGGCCAGCACGGACCCGAGCGCTTGCCGGATAAAGCCCGGTTGCAGCACCAGCGGCCTGAGCTCAGAGGGCTGCCGCCCATCGATACGAGTCATCTCCCAACATCCTCCCGTGTGCGCACGCCCATCAGAAAACACGCTTCTACCAAGCAGCCGCGGCGCGACGCAACCAGCAGGGCCAGAAGCAGCGATTTCTTTGGAGGCGAAAAATTCCGCTGCCATGGGTTGCCCTGGAAATGGAGTGGCGCTAATTTTTTGACGCTTTTCTGCAGGAGGACCATGGAGCCGCACATTGTCAAAGGGAATCACCCGGTCATGGAGAAGGTTTTCCAGATCTGTGATCGCGTGGCACCGACGGATTCGACCGTACTGATCCAGGGGGAAAGTGGCACGGGTAAGGAATTGGTGGCGCGGTATATCCATGCGCGCAGCCGGCGAGCGAACAACCCATTTATCCCTGTGAACTGCGGGGCCATCCCTGCCGACCTGCTCGAGTCGGAAATGTTCGGCCACGAGCGGGGGGCGTTCACAGGTGCTGTGTCGGCCCGCATGGGGTTATTTCAGTACGCCAATGGCGGCACAATTTTTTTAGACGAAATCGGGGAAATGACCCCAGCGCTCCAGGTGAAACTGTTGCGCGTGTTGCAAGAGCGCGAAATTCGCCCGGTGGGGGCGGATCGTACGATTCGTGTGGACGTGCGGGTGATTGCCGCCACCAATCGCGATCTTTCGGCCGACGTGAAAAGTGGTCGTTTCCGAGAAGATCTATTCTACCGGCTGCAAGTGATCCCCATTACCATCCCACCCCTGCGCGAGCGCCGGTCGGATATCCCGCTTCTGGTGCGGTATTTCCTCGAAAAGCACAATAGCCAGCGGCCTGGTCAGGCGGTGCGGATTTCGGATGAAGCGATGGTGCACTTGTGGGAGTACGACTGGCCAGGGAACGTTCGCGAGCTAGAGAACCTGATCGAGCGGCTGGTGATCTTGAGCGAGGACGGCATCATTCGCGTGGAAAATTTACCGCCAAACATCCGCACGTTCATTTCCGACAAAAAAATTCCGCGCCCGACGCTGACCGATGAGGGCATTGACCTCAACCGCGCAGTGGAGGAGTTCGAGTATCGTTTGATTGATGAGGCGTTGCGGCGCACGAAAGGCAACAAGCAAGCCGCAGCCCGATTGCTGGGCCTGAAGCGCACCACGTTAGTGGCCAAGCTCCGGCGCAAGGCCAGTAGCTCCGACCAAGGCTGCGTATTGTGAAAAGGAACGACCATGTCCGAAGACTTGAAGGGCCGAATCTTAGTGGTCGATGACGATGAGAACGCCATCGAAATCCTAACCCGCATGCTCAACCGGGAGGGGCACGTCAGCATTGCCGCATCCAACGGACCCGAGGCGCTGGAAACTCTCGGGCGCGAGACTGTGGACGTGATCTTATTGGACGTCATGATGCCTGGCATGGACGGCCTCGAAGTATGTCAGAGACTTCGCGAAGACGAACGGTTGCGCCAAATTCCTGTGATTTTGCTGACGGCGAAGGACGACATGGAAACCCGCAGCCGTGCGATGGCCCTCGGGGTGAGTGAATTCCTGACGAAGCCGGTGAATCGCAGGGAACTGTTCACCCGCGTGGCGGCGCAGTTGCACGCGCGCAATTTGTCGCGCGAATTGGCGAAAACCGCGCAAAAGGTGTCCGGATCCGCCAACGAGTCGGGCGGGGACTGAACGGTTGCCCCTTCCCGTCATTGGAAATGCCCCATCATCTCGTCTTGATCCTGGCGTGCTGTTCGTTCCTGGGTTCGTCGGACGTGGGGCCGCTCACTCAGCGGCTTCGTGCCTTTCGACCTGTGGAGCTGGCTGAGCGGTCCATTTCACCGGTCTTGCCTAAGCAAGCCCGCATGGAAGGGAGGCGCCTTGAGTTGGTTGCGAACACTGGCTCAGGGACGGTTGGTTCTGGTGACGCCGGCCGGGACGCTGCACGGTGGAGCCCGCCACCGGGCTCCAAGCTTTTAGTGGTTTCCCCGCACCCGGACGATGAAACCCTGGCCGCCGCTGGATTGATGCAAGCCGTGCTGCGCGAGCGGGGCTCCGTGCGCGTTGTGTTTGTCACGAATGGTGACGGATATGCCGAGGCTGTTGCCGCGCGCACCGATGGCCAGAAGCCTACAGCGACCGACTTCCGCCGCTACGGCCGGCAGCGCCAGAGCGAAGCCATGGACGCCCAACTCGAGCTGGGGATTCCGCCCAGTTGGCTCAAATTTCTCGGCTTTCCTGATGGCGGCATCGAAGCGCTCTGGGGCCCGTATTGGTGCTCGGCCGAACCCTATGTCTCGCCGTTCACGGAACAGCGTCGCGCTCTCGCAGAAGATGGCCGCGAGTACCGGGGCGCGGAGCTCAAGCAGCAACTCGTCGACTTTCTCCGCGCTTGGCAACCTGAGGTGATCGCGATCCCAGACCCGCGCGATCTCCATCGCGACCACTGCACCGCCGGGCTCTTTGCGCTGATGGCAATAGGAGAAGTGACGAAACAGGTCCCTGCCTTTCGGCCGCATGTGTTCGGCTACCTTGTGCACTCTCCGGACTATCCTGGGGAGCCGCGCTGGCGGGAGAACGTATCGCGCCAGGGGGTGTGCGGAGAACGCACGGGTGTGACGCTGCTCGGAAAAACGGAATGGTTGCGGGTGGAGCTCAACGACTCGGAGCAGCGCGGTAAAGCGCGCGCGCTCCAGCGGTATACGACGCAAATGCAGGTCATGCGGGGCTTCCTCGAGCACTTCGTTCGCCCGGAGGAATGGTTTTCGCGGCTGCAGGAAGAGCAATGGCGCCTGCCTACTTTGATGACGGATGCTGGGGTGCGCGCGGCCCCGTGCAAGGTTGTTCTGTGAGCACGGTCGTGATAGGCAGAATTTCCTGCTGGAAACGCGAAGGGTAGGCGAATGGACTGTGATGCCCATTCCACGCCAGCCGCTGGAGAGAAGCGAACGCGCGCTCCCGAGCCCGCCCCGCGCAAAGCTCACCTTCCACGCAAGAGTGCTTTATGCAGTTAGCAAATCCAGCAACATACGAAGTTGATTTAGATGGTAACCGTGCCCGCTTGGAACAACTGCGCAAAGTCGTTGGCGATGCGGAACGGGTTGCGCTGTTGTTGCAAGACGACCCCGATCCCGATGGCATTGCCAGCGCGATTGCATTGCGCACCGTATTAGGCCGCAACCGTTCGACCACGCCGATTTTCACCTTCGGGCAAGTAACCCGCGCAGAAAACCTGGCGATGATCCGCCTGCTCGATGTTACCGTGGAGCCGGTGGACACGGAAACGCTGCGAGCATTTCCGAGGGTGGCCCTGCTCGACGTGCAACCCGGATACTTCGGCGAACGACTCCCTCACGTCCACATCGTCATCGACCACCATCCTCGCTGTGGACCGATCGATGCCGAGTTTTGCGACGTGCGAACGAACTATGGTGCAACCTCGACCATCTTGACCGAGTACCTAGAAGCCGCCGGAGCAGACGTAAGCCAGCGCCTAGCCACGGCATTGTTGTACGGGATCAAAAGCGACACGTTGATGCTCAACCGCGAAACGGGCCCGGCCGATTTGCGTGCCTTCATGGCCCTGTACCCCCTGACCAATTACAACGTGCTCCGGCGCATCGAACGCCCAGAACTCCCACTCGCATTCGCTTCGTTTCTTGCTCGGATTCTGCCTAGGATCCGCAAGCGGGACGAATTGTTAACGCTGTACGTGGGACATGTGGATCGAGAAGACGTCATTCCACAACTTGCGGACTTCTGCATGCAATTCGAAAACACGGAATGGGTGGTTGTGGCGGGTAAGAGCCATGACTCCATTGTGATGTCAGTACGGAACCCTGGGTACGTGCGCAGCGCGGGGGAGCTTGTCCGCCGCTTGTTTGGCAGCGTCGGACGCGCCGGCGGCCACCGCTCGATGGCGAAGGCGATCGTACCCGTTCGCGCTTGGCGAAAAGCTTTCGGCTCCACGCGCGACCGGCAAGTGGCGGAAACCATCGAGCTGCTTTTTTGGCGCGAGCTCTACGGAGAGGGTGCCGAGCCAATGCAAGCCACTGCCTAGCTGGCTCCGCGCCGTTGGTGCCTCGCTCGGGCTTGCTCGTGCAGAGGACAGAGGGTCAGCCGGAACAAGGGCGCCGCATTTGCCGGCGCAGCGTCCCGAACTACGACACCCGTGCAGCCCCCGCGACGTGACAGACCCCGTCAGACGTTTGTAACAACACTATAGACAAACTTGTGCAACATGTTACAAGAATTGGCACTCAGACTCGTAACGACCAGGAGAGGGAAGAATCCATGAAGGATCCGGCAATCAGCCTCGATGAGTTGTTACAAAGAGGCCAACGAAAAACCGAGGCACTGAGGTTACTGAACGTCAAGATTCCAAGCAGCATGCTCGAACGGATCGACCGATTGAGCAACATGCTGCCCGCCACCAAAAGCGAGATTGTGGTTGCCCTTCTTAACGAAGGGCTTAGAGCTGCTGAGAAAGAGTTGCGAGATTGGCGGCCGCCTCCAAAGCCGGTGATTCCGAAGGAACGGCGCTGCGTGGTCAAGGGCTGCGAGCGCGAGCGGGTAGCGAAGGGATTGTGCCCAACCCACTACCAAGCCCAGCGCCGCGCACTTATGGCCGGCAAGCCATCCCCGATCTCCGAGAACGGGTCGCATTGAACAAACCGGTTGAATCGCGCTATCCGGAGGTAGGGAGGCTGGGCGTGTGGCTTTCTCTCAGCAGTGAAGGTCGAAAGTGACACGCCCCGCGCGCACCTTCGGTGGGTTGTTGTGCGCAGTTGTGGGGTGGGTTCTGGCCGCCGGCTGTGGGGGTGACGATATCGTAGTCGGGGGTTTTATCCCTAGTCCCACAGCCGCACCGACGCCGACGGCCACGCCTGCAGTTGGAAAAGCTGGAGACCCTTGTAGCCGAAGTAGCGACTGCGAAAGCGGTATCTGCGACTCGCTGACGCTGACTTGCCGGTAGCGCATCGAAGCCACTGATTGGCCCCGAGAACAGAGGCCGCTGCAATCGGCCACGTCCGTGGCTTGGTTGCCGCAGCGAATCACCGATTTGTCGCGGTTGCCCTTGCCGACGGCGTGGGCGGTAGCGTGTCGGTCGCTATCTTCCGGCGAGAACGCTGCGCGCCGCATCGCGAGGCAACACCACCGGCACGCGTGCAATCGATGCGGTCTAAGGGGAAGCTGGCGTTTTCGTGGGGGCGCTGGTGTGACCGCGTGAAGTTACCCGGTGAGAACCCAGAGGAACCACAGCACCCAGGCAACGACCGCGGCAACCAACAATACACTCCCAATGTAATTGGCGTTCCGACGCGGGTACGGGCGCGTCTCCAAAGCACTAGCTAGAGAAGTGGAGCGCGATTTCGGCGCGACCGCTACCACCCGCCAATTCGTGAACCCCGCAGCCCGCAAACCCTCCTCCACGCGTAAGCGCGCAGCGAGGGCATCGGACTCGTTGA
This portion of the Candidatus Binatia bacterium genome encodes:
- a CDS encoding sigma-54 dependent transcriptional regulator translates to MEPHIVKGNHPVMEKVFQICDRVAPTDSTVLIQGESGTGKELVARYIHARSRRANNPFIPVNCGAIPADLLESEMFGHERGAFTGAVSARMGLFQYANGGTIFLDEIGEMTPALQVKLLRVLQEREIRPVGADRTIRVDVRVIAATNRDLSADVKSGRFREDLFYRLQVIPITIPPLRERRSDIPLLVRYFLEKHNSQRPGQAVRISDEAMVHLWEYDWPGNVRELENLIERLVILSEDGIIRVENLPPNIRTFISDKKIPRPTLTDEGIDLNRAVEEFEYRLIDEALRRTKGNKQAAARLLGLKRTTLVAKLRRKASSSDQGCVL
- the rph gene encoding ribonuclease PH — encoded protein: MTRIDGRQPSELRPLVLQPGFIRQALGSVLAEAGNTRVICTASVEESVPPFLQDTGKGWLTAEYSMLPGSSPQRIQREAARGRLGGRTHEIQRLIGRSLRSVVDLSKLGPRTIWIDCDVIEADGGTRTLSVTGAYVALGLAVRRLLESGALEQTPLTGAVAAVSVGVVDGVPLLDLCYAEDSRAEVDMNVVMTDAGRFVEVQGTAEGSPFDRATLDKLADLAWSGIQELLRAQQRALQ
- a CDS encoding PIG-L family deacetylase, which produces MEGRRLELVANTGSGTVGSGDAGRDAARWSPPPGSKLLVVSPHPDDETLAAAGLMQAVLRERGSVRVVFVTNGDGYAEAVAARTDGQKPTATDFRRYGRQRQSEAMDAQLELGIPPSWLKFLGFPDGGIEALWGPYWCSAEPYVSPFTEQRRALAEDGREYRGAELKQQLVDFLRAWQPEVIAIPDPRDLHRDHCTAGLFALMAIGEVTKQVPAFRPHVFGYLVHSPDYPGEPRWRENVSRQGVCGERTGVTLLGKTEWLRVELNDSEQRGKARALQRYTTQMQVMRGFLEHFVRPEEWFSRLQEEQWRLPTLMTDAGVRAAPCKVVL
- a CDS encoding response regulator; translated protein: MSEDLKGRILVVDDDENAIEILTRMLNREGHVSIAASNGPEALETLGRETVDVILLDVMMPGMDGLEVCQRLREDERLRQIPVILLTAKDDMETRSRAMALGVSEFLTKPVNRRELFTRVAAQLHARNLSRELAKTAQKVSGSANESGGD
- a CDS encoding bifunctional oligoribonuclease/PAP phosphatase NrnA codes for the protein MQLANPATYEVDLDGNRARLEQLRKVVGDAERVALLLQDDPDPDGIASAIALRTVLGRNRSTTPIFTFGQVTRAENLAMIRLLDVTVEPVDTETLRAFPRVALLDVQPGYFGERLPHVHIVIDHHPRCGPIDAEFCDVRTNYGATSTILTEYLEAAGADVSQRLATALLYGIKSDTLMLNRETGPADLRAFMALYPLTNYNVLRRIERPELPLAFASFLARILPRIRKRDELLTLYVGHVDREDVIPQLADFCMQFENTEWVVVAGKSHDSIVMSVRNPGYVRSAGELVRRLFGSVGRAGGHRSMAKAIVPVRAWRKAFGSTRDRQVAETIELLFWRELYGEGAEPMQATA
- a CDS encoding XTP/dITP diphosphatase, giving the protein MSASHQEKPRLVLATANPGKVKELEQLLGGSGVECISLLDRPGYPKVAETGRTYVENATLKAKAIAAWSGLPALADDSGLEVDALGGAPGVDSAHYAGEQADDTANLRRLLHELREVPEEQRSARFRCVLAVARPDGRVLTSEGVCEGRITAEPRGTNGFGYDPVFVPEGSDKTFAELSAEEKHRYSHRARAARQLRERLAEFLREAGWKAEALPRS